The proteins below are encoded in one region of Dromaius novaehollandiae isolate bDroNov1 chromosome 9, bDroNov1.hap1, whole genome shotgun sequence:
- the LOC135329234 gene encoding scavenger receptor cysteine-rich type 1 protein M130-like → MEAEGLLVPRVLWLLLWVQLCRGAAEVRLEAGGRPCAGRVEVKHQDQWGTVCDDGWDMKDAAVVCKQLGCGSALQAPQYGYFGPGSGPIWLSYLECDGTEAALSECSHDGWGEHDCIHAEDAGVMCSGFVQLVGGDSPCSGRVEIRDGDQWRPVCDSHFGLKAADVICRELQCGTALSVPGGAHFGEGVGPTWDGELQCVGSESLLSSCPRMSLSNQTCTHANDAGVTCTQYTGFRLVNGSTVCSGQVEIQVLGTWGSLCDSRWDIADAHVLCHQLNCGFAESVPGGGHFGRGTGPVWRDSFHCNGTESHLGQCSVTAVGASPCSHDNSAGVFCSGPSESLRLVDGGSRCDGRVEMSLHGAWGRVLDDQWDMDDASVVCRQLQCGEAERAYNLPKPKRGTGPVGLRRVQCAGEETRLALCNTSLLEAAPAGIAEDVGVVCSGSRRVRLVNGTRRCAGRVEIYYRGTWGTVCDDSWDLSDATVVCHQLGCGVAVEAAGSARYGEGSGQIWLDDVNCSGGEAALWDCPAGAWGQHNCRHKEDAGVVCSEFVALRLENSDGCSGSLRVFYNGTWGSVCSNSMTPDTVSLVCKELGCGDGGFIETHLVYGKVSGPAWLDYVQCGKMNSSFWQCPSAPWDPQSCDDQREETHITCNGRRPETPPAPVAECPNSTSCTETEKIRAVGGEDGCSGRVEVWRRGSWGTVCDDSWDLKDAEVACRQLGCGPAVSALGEAAFGEGTGPIWLEQVECRGTERSLRDCWAQPGDSGACQHKEDAAVNCSGEWQTTTSPPRADPTQGRARDSGRVSVPVVICIVLGALLLLLLALLVGQVRSARAQRRGSRRSLEPFSEAVYQEIDYSLTWEKQARFGRSGSSSEGSLTKLHPDPRDSEEEDGPGSAPDGLILPRGDPADGYDDARDISDPGEDLVPGQQDWEAPREAEEGDGPGEAQRDTGYDDAEEVSLAHAHEDIKVVRLDPGARRSLSPGPGETTPAMWLGAPGTEERSEQLGEPLSPLPYGLCHALDDLTCLPTCCWPISCCERRDLTIKPTNATFTSSFLSPPPKLSLLLGSICDAVDDLIMPACPLLANQVPLNGSLKHKTGLPHLQFRVIYKHDECCLLHVTTKEDKQEQAIGDISGAPLLPDQQDEYCYTFTAALQA, encoded by the exons aTGGAGGCAGAGGGTCTCCTCGTCCCTCGGGTGCTGTGGCTGCTCCTctgggtgcagctctgcaggg GTGCTGCGGAGGTGAGGCTGGAGGCTGGTGGCAGGccctgtgctgggagagtggaggtgAAACACCAGGACCAGTGGGGGACGGTGTGTGACGATGGCTGGGACATGAAAGATGCTGCTGTAGTTTGTAAGCAGCTGGGCTGTGGATCTGCTCTCCAAGCCCCTCAGTATGGATATTTTGGGCCAGGATCTGGGCCGATTTGGCTGAGCTATCTTGAGTGTGATGGCACCGAGGCTGCCCTGTCCGAGTGCAGTCATGATGGTTGGGGTGAACATGACTGCATTCATGCTGAGGATGCTGGAGTGATGTGTTCAG GATTTGTCCAGCTGGTTGGAGGAGACAGTCCCTGCTCAGGACGTGTGGAGATCAGAGATGGAGACCAGTGGAGACCAGTCTGTGACTCTCACTTTGGTCTCAAAGCTGCCGATGTtatctgcagggagctgcagtgtgGCACAGCCCTGTCCGTCCCCGGAGGAGCTCACTTTGGAGAGGGGGTCGGGCCCACCTGGGACGGAGAGCTGCAGTGTGTGGGGAGTGaatccctcctctcctcctgccccaggatGTCCCTCAGCAACCAGACCTGCACCCATGCCAATGATGCTGGTGTCACCTGCACAC agTACACAGGATTCAGGCTGGTGAATGGCAGCACGGTGTGTTCGGGGCAGGTGGAGATCCAGGTGCTGGGAACCTGGGGAAGCCTCTGTGACTCTCGCTGGGACATTGCCGATGCCCACGTTCTCTGCCATCAACTCAACTGTGGATTTGCTGAGTCCGTTCCTGGAGGAGGGCATTTTGGGAGAGGAACCGGCCCTGTCTGGAGAGACAGCTTCCACTGCAACGGGACTGAATCCCATTTGGGACAGTGCTCTGTGACTGCCGTGGGGGCCTCCCCATGCTCACATGACAATAGTGCTGGTGTTTTTTGCTCAG GACCCTCTGAAtccctgcggctggtggacgGAGGGAGCCGGTGTGACGGGCGAGTGGAGATGTCCCTGCACGGGGCGTGGGGCAGAGTCCTGGATGACCAGTGGGACATGGACGATGCcagcgtggtgtgccggcagctccagTGCGGAGAGGCAGAGCGAGCCTACAACCTGCCGAAGCCCAAGCGAGGGACGGGCCCTGTGGGGCTGAGAAGGGTCCAGTGTGCAGGGGAGGAGACTCGCCTGGCCCTCTGCAACACCTCCCTGCTGGAGGCAGCGCCGGCAGGAATTGCTGAGGACGTGGGGGTGGTTTGCTCGG ggagccggcgggtCCGGCTGGTGAACGGGACAAGGCGCTGTGCCGGGAGAGTGGAGATCTACTACCGGGGCACCTGGGGGACCGTCTGCGATGACTCCTGGGACCTGTCTGACGCCACCGTGGTTTGCCACCAGCTGGGTTGTGGGGTGGCTGTGGAGGCGGCCGGCTCTGCTCGTTATGGGGAAGGCTCCGGGCAGATCTGGCTGGACGACGTGAACTGCTCCGGGGGTGAGGCTGCTCTCTGGGACTGCCCtgccggggcctgggggcagcacaACTGCAGGCACAAAGAGGACGCAGGAGTCGTCtgctcag AGTTTGTGGCCCTGAGGCTGGAGAACAGCGACGGCTGCTCTGGGAGCCTGCGGGTTTTCTACAACGGGACGTGGGGGAGTGTTTGCTCCAACTCGATGACTCCTGACACCGTGTCTCTGGTGTGCaaagagctgggctgtggagatGGAGGGTTCATTGAAACACATCTGGTGTATGGCAAGGTATCTGGCCCCGCATGGCTGGATTATGTTCAATGTGGGAAGATGAACAGCTCCTTTTGGCAgtgcccctctgctccctgggaCCCGCAATCTTGTGATGACCAACGAGAAGAGACTCACATCACCTGCAATG GGAGACGACCAGAAACGCCCCCAGCCCCAGTGGCCGAGTGCCCCAACTCTACAAGCTGCACAG AGACGGAGAAGATTCGTGCCGTGGGAGGAGAGGACGGGTGCTCGGGCAGAGTGGAGGTTTGGCGCCGCGGCTCCTGGGGGACGGTGTGCGACGACTCCTGGGACCTGAAGGACGCTGAGGTGgcgtgcaggcagctgggctgcggccccgcggtgTCTGCCCTGGGGGAGGCTGCGTTTGGGGAGGGGACGGGTCCCATCTGGCTGGAGCAGGTGGAGTGCCGAGGGACGGAGCGGTCTCTCCGGGACTGCTGGGCCCAGCCCGGGGACAGCGGTGCCTGCCAGCACAAGGAAGATGCTGCCGTGAATTGCTCCGGTGAGTGGCA GACGACAACGTCACCCCCCCGAGCAG ATCCCACCCAGGGCCGTGCGAGGGACAGCGGGAGAGTCTCGGTGCCTGTCGTCATCTGCATCGTCCTGGgggccctgctcttgctgctcctggccCTCCTGGTGGGGCAAGTGCGAAGTGCCAGGGCTCAGCGCAGAG GCTCGAGGAGGTCTCTGGAGCCCTTCTCTGAGGCCGTGTACCAGGAGATCGACTACAGCCTGACGTGGGAGAAGCAGGCGAGGTTTGGTCGTTCAG GCTCCTCTTCAGAGGGGTCCCTGACCAAGCTGCATCCTGACCCCAGGGACAGTGAGGAGGAGGACGGTCCTGGGTCAGCCCCAG ATGGCCTCATCCTGCCCAGAGGTGACCCAGCAGATGGCTATGATGATGCCAGGGACATCTCTGACCCCGGGGAGGATCTTGTTCCTGGGCAGCAAGATTGGGAAGCGCCCAgggaagcagaggagggagatgggcccggggaggcacagagag ACACGGGATACGATGATGCTGAAGAGGTGTCTCTGGCACATGCCCATGAGGACATCAAGGTTGTGAGACTGGACCCTGGTGCCAGAAGGTCCCTGAGCCCAGGGCCAGGAGAGACCACCCCTGCCATGTGGTTGGGTGCACCTGGGACAGAAGAGaggtctgagcagctgggagagcC gCTCTCCCCTCTACCTTATGGGCTTTGTCATGCCCTTGATGACCTcacatgcctgcccacctgctgctggccaatcagctgctgtgaaaggagAGACCTCACAATCAAACCCACCAATGCCACCTtcacctcctcctttctctcacctcctcccaagctctccttgctgctgggcagcatctgTGATGCTGTTGATGACCTCATAATGCCAGCCTGCCCTCTTCTGGCCAATCAG